A single window of Gossypium hirsutum isolate 1008001.06 chromosome A10, Gossypium_hirsutum_v2.1, whole genome shotgun sequence DNA harbors:
- the LOC107916278 gene encoding two-component response regulator ARR17, producing MLSSGGGSGSCSKDMAVELGDETHVLVVDDSLIDRKLVERLLKNSACKVTTAENALRAVEYLRLGNDTLEGTVSEVNMIITDYCMPGMTGYELLKKIKESSILKEVPVIIMSSENIPTRISQCLEEGAKMFMLKPLKRSDVKQLKWHLMKCRN from the exons ATGCTTAGTTCTGGTGGTGGAAGTGGCAGCTGTTCCAAGGACATGGCGGTGGAGTTAGGAGATGAGACGCATGTTTTAGTTGTGGATGATAGCCTCATTGATAGGAAACTGGTTGAGAGACTGCTCAAGAACTCCGCTTGCAAAG TGACTACAGCAGAGAATGCACTGAGGGCTGTGGAATATTTGAGACTGGGAAATGATACATTGGAAGGCACT GTTTCTGAGGTCAATATGATAATAACAGATTACTGCATGCCTGGAATGACCGGCTATGAACTGCTCAAGAAAATCAAG GAATCATCCATTCTCAAGGAAGTCCCTGTTATAATCATGTCTTCCGAAAACATACCCACTCGTATCAGTCA GTGCTTGGAGGAAGGTGCAAAGATGTTCATGCTGAAGCCACTGAAGCGGTCTGATGTGAAGCAACTCAAATGGCACTTGATGAAATGCAGGAACTGA